One Planctomycetaceae bacterium genomic window carries:
- the hemB gene encoding porphobilinogen synthase, giving the protein MTLGDRESAGRFPAIRMRRNRRHDWSRRLVREHSLSVDDLILPVFVTEGSGIEQPIASMPGVHRYSIDRVVPCVTGAAELGIPAVAVFPVTPVDRKTEDGDEATNPDNLICRAMRAIRDAGLPLGIIADVALDPYTTHGQDGVLHNGYVANDESLQVLARQSVVQAEAGCDIIAPSDMMDGRVGVIRKALDDSGFQRVQIMAYSAKYASAFYGPFRDAVGSAGNLGKGDKRTYQMDPANTDEALREVALDIAEGADMVMVKPGMPYLDIVRRVKDEFRVPTFAYQVSGEYAMLNAAAKNGWLDRDAVMLESLLAFKRAGADGILSYFAVDAAKLLK; this is encoded by the coding sequence ATGACCCTCGGAGACAGGGAATCCGCCGGACGATTTCCGGCGATCCGGATGCGAAGAAACCGCCGGCACGACTGGTCGCGAAGGCTGGTGCGGGAACATTCACTTTCGGTCGATGACCTGATACTTCCCGTGTTTGTGACGGAAGGCAGCGGCATCGAACAGCCGATCGCCTCCATGCCGGGCGTCCATCGCTACAGCATTGATCGAGTCGTCCCATGCGTTACCGGCGCTGCCGAGCTGGGGATTCCCGCCGTGGCCGTGTTTCCCGTGACGCCTGTCGATCGCAAAACGGAAGATGGCGACGAAGCCACGAACCCCGATAACCTGATCTGCCGCGCGATGCGAGCGATCCGCGACGCGGGACTGCCTCTGGGAATCATCGCGGATGTCGCGCTGGATCCCTACACGACTCACGGACAGGACGGAGTCCTGCACAACGGTTACGTGGCGAACGACGAAAGCCTGCAGGTTCTGGCTCGACAGTCGGTGGTTCAGGCCGAAGCGGGATGCGACATCATTGCTCCGTCCGACATGATGGACGGACGCGTCGGCGTCATCCGAAAGGCTCTTGATGACTCGGGTTTTCAGCGAGTGCAGATCATGGCCTATTCGGCGAAGTACGCGTCGGCGTTTTACGGACCGTTTCGCGACGCCGTGGGCTCCGCCGGAAACCTCGGCAAAGGCGACAAGCGGACCTATCAGATGGACCCGGCCAACACCGACGAAGCACTGCGGGAAGTCGCTCTGGACATCGCCGAAGGAGCCGACATGGTCATGGTCAAACCGGGAATGCCGTACCTGGATATCGTCCGGCGGGTGAAGGACGAATTTCGAGTACCAACGTTTGCGTACCAGGTCAGCGGCGAATACGCGATGCTGAACGCCGCGGCTAAAAACGGCTGGCTGGACCGCGATGCCGTGATGCTGGAAAGTCTGCTGGCGTTCAAGCGAGCCGGAGCCGACGGCATCCTGAGCTACTTCGCTGTCGATGCCGCGAAGCTGCTGAAATAA
- a CDS encoding nucleotidyltransferase family protein yields MAIELKPFSWQRMIEAVEAVRERALRATAALRDAGIPYAVAGGNAVAAWVARVDRAATRNTQDVDILIRRSDFDRVKQALESAGFYHYEVMGVDCFIDGPDGSPRDAVHILYAGEKVRPEYTTASADVTEVAAGDDYNVVDLEALVRMKLNSFRRKDQVHLQDFLAVGLIDESWCAKLLPEHAARLQELIDDPDG; encoded by the coding sequence GTGGCGATCGAGCTGAAACCGTTTTCCTGGCAAAGGATGATTGAAGCCGTGGAAGCTGTCCGTGAACGCGCCTTACGAGCCACCGCTGCGCTGCGTGACGCGGGGATTCCGTATGCTGTTGCCGGTGGTAACGCCGTCGCCGCATGGGTAGCCCGAGTCGATCGGGCGGCGACCCGCAATACTCAGGATGTCGACATATTGATCCGCCGGTCTGACTTCGACCGCGTGAAGCAGGCACTGGAAAGTGCCGGTTTCTATCACTACGAAGTCATGGGAGTCGATTGCTTCATCGACGGTCCCGACGGAAGTCCCCGCGACGCCGTGCATATTCTGTATGCCGGTGAGAAGGTCCGGCCCGAGTATACAACTGCGTCAGCGGACGTCACCGAAGTGGCGGCGGGAGACGACTACAACGTCGTCGACCTGGAAGCTCTGGTCCGCATGAAGCTGAATTCGTTCCGTCGCAAGGACCAGGTTCATCTGCAGGACTTTCTGGCAGTCGGTCTGATCGATGAGTCCTGGTGTGCAAAGCTGCTGCCGGAACACGCGGCAAGGCTGCAGGAACTGATTGACGACCCTGACGGCTGA
- a CDS encoding arginyltransferase — MADELDSKFAGDEQPQRGELIMLGSESSCGYLSGRMSQMEYRFAFSLTDRHYEQLLERGWRRFGRMIFRPKCRTCRECRSLRIVLDRFQPSKSQRRCRTRNRAIQVEIGPPDVTDEHLSLYNRYHLDMHRRRNWPFRMITRDEYSESFLEGRFPFSREFRYLLNGQLVAIGIVDMTESAMSSIYFFHDPELRHAGLGTYSVLSEIAEGQRTARHRLYLGYYIRECGSMNYKNRFAPHEILRDYVGDDELPLWEVP, encoded by the coding sequence ATGGCAGATGAACTCGACAGCAAGTTTGCCGGCGACGAACAACCGCAGCGCGGCGAACTGATCATGCTGGGTTCCGAATCGAGTTGCGGCTACCTGTCCGGCCGGATGTCGCAGATGGAATACCGCTTTGCGTTCTCGCTGACCGATAGGCACTACGAACAACTTCTGGAGCGGGGATGGCGACGGTTCGGACGCATGATTTTTCGTCCGAAGTGCCGGACCTGCCGCGAATGCCGCAGTCTGCGGATCGTGCTGGATCGGTTTCAACCGTCGAAGAGTCAGCGTCGCTGCCGAACTCGAAACCGCGCCATTCAGGTGGAGATCGGTCCGCCGGACGTCACCGACGAACATCTGTCGCTGTACAACCGGTATCACCTGGACATGCACCGTCGCCGCAACTGGCCGTTTCGCATGATTACGCGAGACGAATACTCCGAGTCCTTTCTGGAAGGCCGGTTTCCGTTTTCGCGGGAGTTCCGATATCTGCTGAACGGGCAGCTTGTCGCCATCGGGATCGTCGACATGACTGAATCCGCGATGTCCAGTATCTACTTCTTTCACGATCCGGAACTGCGCCATGCCGGGCTGGGAACGTATTCTGTGCTGTCGGAGATCGCAGAAGGTCAGCGGACCGCCAGGCACCGGCTGTACCTGGGCTATTACATACGCGAATGCGGTTCGATGAACTACAAGAATCGGTTCGCTCCGCACGAAATCCTGCGCGACTATGTCGGTGATGACGAGTTGCCGCTGTGGGAAGTACCGTGA
- a CDS encoding bifunctional methionine sulfoxide reductase B/A protein, translating into MTLRRRLAVAALVSAAVVIVAAIAFRLTESEPRMTHSGAAPADSIGTGTGSTNSWSEFRKPDDATLRQQLTAMQYDVTQREATERPFSNDYWDNTREGLYVDVVSGEPLFSSKDKYKSGTGWPSFFRPIDGANIVEKEDRQLFMSRTEVRSRYGDSHLGHVFDDGPQPTGLRYCINSAALRFVPAEDLDKEGYGEFASLFTPNGTGSSTAAGQQENKTMNTTERAVLAGGCFWGMEELIRKRPGVIDTRVGYTGGDVPNATYRNHGTHAEAIEIVFDPSQTSYRDLLEFFFQIHDPTTLNRQGNDRGASYRSAIFYTSDEQKRVALETIADVEASGNWPGKVVTEVVPASDFWEAEPDHQDYLQRYPNGYTCHFPRPGWVLPKTSSTASGK; encoded by the coding sequence ATGACACTCCGAAGACGACTTGCCGTTGCGGCACTGGTATCCGCGGCAGTCGTGATCGTGGCAGCCATCGCTTTTCGTCTGACTGAGTCTGAACCCCGAATGACCCATTCCGGCGCCGCGCCGGCGGACAGCATCGGGACTGGAACCGGCAGTACCAATTCCTGGTCCGAATTCAGGAAGCCGGACGATGCAACGCTGCGACAACAGCTCACCGCGATGCAGTACGACGTCACTCAGCGCGAAGCGACCGAGCGACCGTTTTCCAACGATTACTGGGACAACACGCGCGAAGGACTGTACGTGGACGTCGTCTCCGGCGAGCCGCTGTTCAGCTCGAAGGACAAGTACAAATCGGGGACCGGCTGGCCGTCGTTCTTTCGCCCGATTGACGGTGCTAATATCGTCGAGAAGGAAGATCGGCAATTGTTCATGAGCCGAACGGAAGTGCGTTCGCGATACGGTGACTCGCATCTGGGGCATGTCTTCGACGACGGACCGCAGCCAACCGGTCTGCGCTATTGTATTAACTCCGCCGCTCTGCGATTCGTCCCGGCCGAGGATCTGGACAAAGAGGGCTACGGGGAATTTGCGTCCCTTTTCACTCCGAACGGAACCGGCTCGTCGACAGCAGCCGGCCAACAGGAAAACAAAACCATGAATACGACAGAACGCGCGGTCCTGGCAGGAGGCTGTTTCTGGGGGATGGAGGAATTGATTCGCAAGCGGCCCGGCGTGATTGACACGCGAGTGGGCTACACAGGCGGCGATGTGCCGAATGCCACGTATCGCAATCACGGGACCCATGCCGAAGCGATCGAAATCGTGTTCGATCCGTCACAGACCAGCTATCGCGATCTGCTGGAGTTCTTCTTTCAAATCCATGACCCGACGACACTGAACCGGCAGGGAAACGACCGGGGCGCGTCGTATCGATCGGCGATTTTTTACACCAGTGATGAACAGAAGCGAGTCGCGCTGGAGACCATCGCCGACGTGGAAGCGTCCGGCAACTGGCCGGGCAAAGTCGTCACGGAAGTGGTCCCGGCAAGTGATTTCTGGGAAGCGGAACCCGACCATCAGGACTATCTGCAGCGCTATCCAAACGGCTATACCTGCCATTTTCCGCGACCCGGCTGGGTCCTGCCGAAAACAAGCAGCACGGCGTCGGGAAAGTAA